The Pigmentiphaga aceris DNA segment ATTGCGCCAGAAACGATCAAGGCCGTGTTTGCGGACGGCCGAGCGTGCGCCAGTCACTTCGAAAATCTCGCTGGACACCTGCAACGCAACCTCGCCCGCCAGCACATTGGCCGCCGCGATGCGGATGGCCGCATCGCCCCGTTCTTCTGCGGTCAGTGCCTGGCCGCGTGCGAACACGTGGTCAAGTGAGATCAGTGCGCGGTCGGCCAATGCGGTGGCTGCGCGGGTCTTCACCAGCAGCTCGCCATACTGGCGCTGCACCCACGGGTCGTCGACATGACGGGCCACACCAGAGTGAAGCCAGGGGCGCGACTGATTCACCGTGTAGTCGCGCGCGGCAAGCAGCGCGCCTTGCGCGGTGCCGATGAAGACATTGAGCAGCACGCTTTGCTGCTGCAAGCCGGTGATGCCGCGCCAGATTTCAGCCGGAGCGGCCAACGGGTCCAGTTGTGCCGGTTCACCCAGGACTTCGTCTTGATGGATACGCACGCCGTGGTACGACACGCGACCGCTGCCCGTCTGACGTTGGCCGATGCCATCCCAGTCGTCTTCGATCACGATGCCTGTGCGGTCTGCCGGAATGGCAGCAAAGCGACGTTCGTTGGTGTCGGCGTCTTCCCAGGCAACCGCCAGAAAGTCCGCCACGTGTGACCCCGACGTGAACGGCCGGAAGCCGTCGAGCACAAAGTAGTCACCGTCGCGGCGGCCGAACAGACTCTTGGAGAAACTGTTGGCGTTGTTGCCCCAGAACCAGCGGGCCTTGGCTGACCTGCGCCACAGGTCATCGGTCTGGGCGGGCGCGTTGCGCAGTCGTGGGCTGAGCAGGCTGCCGTAGTGG contains these protein-coding regions:
- a CDS encoding acyl-CoA dehydrogenase family protein, with the translated sequence MSADPAYLHAQADSLPELFAPDTRNPFIARAAALRERFAEDAIERDRAGGRPTAQIELLKENDLLALLLPRTHGGQGEPWSTALQIVRLFAQVDGSLGHLYGYHYGSLLSPRLRNAPAQTDDLWRRSAKARWFWGNNANSFSKSLFGRRDGDYFVLDGFRPFTSGSHVADFLAVAWEDADTNERRFAAIPADRTGIVIEDDWDGIGQRQTGSGRVSYHGVRIHQDEVLGEPAQLDPLAAPAEIWRGITGLQQQSVLLNVFIGTAQGALLAARDYTVNQSRPWLHSGVARHVDDPWVQRQYGELLVKTRAATALADRALISLDHVFARGQALTAEERGDAAIRIAAANVLAGEVALQVSSEIFEVTGARSAVRKHGLDRFWRNARIHTLHNPAEYKTRNVGSWALGEGYPQPGTYQ